Proteins encoded together in one Procambarus clarkii isolate CNS0578487 chromosome 11, FALCON_Pclarkii_2.0, whole genome shotgun sequence window:
- the LOC138363503 gene encoding putative ammonium transporter 1, translating to MLTEKDGEHILRLKVGTGMKYEVWRDLNYNLRDLEVSLAATNMDAGHNVSLLMSGENPTPMSRELDILQKDLDTLFLIVFGILIFILQTGFAFLEAGSVRSKNTTNILLKNMLDVFIGGIAYWLVGFPLAFGGGNSFSGTEYWASYGLSDEHLAFWFFQFVIATTASTIISGSMAERCAFNAYLIYTTVLSAVVYPVVSHWTWSDVGWLKTQHYQDFGGSGVVHLTGGVAALVGAVILGPRIGRFGPKGKEIRGHSVPLAALGGFILLFGFLAFNGGSQASISHEGDAVAIAKAVFNTVISASSGGIAVLLVYRSVLCGRESTWSFLMALNGSLAGMVSISAGCNVVRPWSANVIGTVGGSVFLAIHTLLPKLKVDDPLDAVAVHMGGGLWGLVAVALFQDGGIVYGGSAEVLAWNIVGALAIVAWSGGLCLVMFGSLRLLGLLRVPPEMEIAGMDILKHGEPAYPADAWLESQYDGSVNTQENKRNSNLPPNMSAPEEFGLTNSQDPAPVPGHLVYWSRAGPVPSHLSPVVSLNNHEANHLNSNNSVSEAGFTVRLGDHDLRVLVEPRDQRGQDPHCYTNEAFDETTKL from the exons CTACAATTTGAGAGATCTGGAAGTCTCGCTGGCAGCAACAAATATGGATGCCGGACACAATGTAAGTTTACTAATGTCTGGCGAGAACCCGACGCCAATGTCCCGGGAACTGGACATTCTGCAGAAGGACCTGGACACCCTCTTCCTCATTGTGTTCGGCATCCTCATATTCA TCTTGCAGACCGGGTTCGCATTCCTTGAGGCAGGCTCCGTAAGGTCcaagaacaccaccaacatcctTCTCAAGAACATGCTCGATGTCT TCATTGGTGGCATAGCGTACTGGCTGGTGGGGTTCCCGCTGGCGTTTGGAGGCGGGAACAGCTTCTCTGGTACAGAGTACTGGGCGTCGTACGGGCTGTCGGACGAGCACCTGGCCTTCTGGTTCTTCCAGTTCGTCAtcgccaccacagcctccaccatcATCTCGGGGTCGATGGCTGAGCGGTGTGCCTTCAATGCTTATCTCATCTACACGACCGTGCTGTCAG CTGTGGTGTACCCGGTGGTgtcacactggacctggtcagacGTTGGCTGGCTCAAGACTCAACACTACCAGGACTTCGGTGGCTCTGGCGTCGTCCACCTCACAGGGGGCGTGGCAGCTCTTGTTGGGGCTGTAATTCTTGGGCCCAGAATTGGTCGCTTCGGACCCAAGGGCAAGGAGATACGTGGACACTCTGTGCCG CTGGCAGCTTTGGGAGGCTTCATCCTGCTCTTCGGGTTCCTGGCCTTCAACGGAGGGTCCCAAGCGTCCATCAGCCACGAGGGTGATGCTGTAGCCATTGCCAAGGCTGTCTTTAACACTGTGATCTCGGCGTCTTCAGGAGGCATCGCTGTGCTCTTGGTGTACCGTTCTGTGCTGTGTGGGAGGGAGTCCACCTGGTCCTTCCTAATGGCTCTTAATGGTTCTCTCGCTGGCATG GTGTCAATCAGTGCCGGGTGCAACGTTGTGCGGCCGTGGAGTGCCAATGTCATTGGTACAGTGGGTGGATCAGTGTTCCTCGCCATCCACACCCTTCTGCCCAAGTTGAAGG TTGACGACCCACTTGATGCTGTGGCTGTACACATgggaggtgggttgtgggggctggttgCTGTGGCCCTCTTCCAGGATGGTGGCATTGTGTACGGGGGCAGCGCGGAGGTTCTCGCCTGGAATATAGTGGGGGCGCTGGCCATAGTGGCCTGGTCTGGTGGTCTCTGTTTAGTTATGTTTGGTTCCCTCAGGCTGCTCGGCCTCTTGAGGGTGCCTCCAGAAATGGAAATTGCAG GAATGGACATCTTGAAGCACGGGGAGCCAGCCTACCCAGCTGACGCTTGGCTGGAGAGCCAGTACGATGGATCCGTAAACACTCAGGAGAACAAGAGGAATTCAA ATCTTCCACCCAACATGTCTGCCCCAGAAGAATTTGGTTTGACTAATTCCCAGGACCCAGCCCCAGTCCCTGGACACCTTGTATACTGGAGTCGTGCAGGACCAGTCCCATCCCACCTCTCGCCCGTCGTGTCCCTCAACAACCACGAAGCTAACCACTTGAACTCCAACAATAGTGTCTCTGAAGCTGGCTTCACAGTCCGACTGGGAGACCATGATCTGCGAGTCCTCGTTGAACCCAGAGATCAACGTGGTCAAGACCCTCATTGTTACACCAATGAGGCTTTTGACGAAACCACAAAGCTTTAA